The Pyricularia oryzae 70-15 chromosome 5, whole genome shotgun sequence genome includes a region encoding these proteins:
- a CDS encoding chaperone dnaJ 6 codes for MDSYQEPTGEEPPTIDPYEVLSLDHTATPDQVKAAYRKAALKNHPDKVPEDQKASAHEKFQQIAFAYAVLSDPARRARYDATGSTSESIVDSDGFDWSDFYRAQFADAVSGEAIEKFARTYKGSDEERDDVLAAYEAGRGDLDVVYESVMLSNVLEDDERFRAWIDEAISKGDVEGFKAYTKESKKKRDKRVKDAKGEAAEAEEYAKELGVHGKLFGGGAAGEGKGKGKGKKKDAGGEDALAALIRGRQADRMDALDRLAEKYGAAAPKAKKKGKKRAAEDEDDEDGGEPSEEAFQATQARLFGKKSNGEKAAAGSTKKRTRRG; via the exons TGAGGAGCCACCCACCATCGATCCTTATGAGGTCCTCTCTCTGGACCATACGGCCACTCCAGATCAGGTCAAGGCCGCATACCGAAAGGCCGCATTGAAGAACCATCCTG ACAAGGTCCCCGAGGACCAAAAAGCCAGCGCGCACGAAAAGTTCCAGCAGATCGCCTTTGCGTACGCGGTGCTGTCTGACCCGGCGCGGCGGGCCCGCTACGACGCGACGGGCTCGACGTCCGAGTCGATCGTGGACTCTGACGGCTTCGACTGGAGCGACTTTTACCGGGCGCAGTTCGCCGACGCCGTGTCGGGCGAGGCGATTGAGAAGTTTGCGCGCACGTACAAGGGCTCCGACGAGGAACGCGACGACGTCTTGGCCGCGTACGAGGCCGGTCGCGGCGACCTCGACGTCGTCTACGAGTCTGTCATGCTCAGCAACGTcctcgaggacgacgagcgGTTCAGGGCCTGGATCGACGAGGCGATTTCCAAGGGGGACGTTGAGGGGTTCAAGGCGTACACCAAGGagagcaagaagaagagggaCAAGAGGGTCAAGGACGCAAAGGgcgaggcggccgaggcggaggAGTATGCCAAGGAGCTCGGGGTGCATGGCAAGTTGTTTGGCGGCGGTGCTGCCGGGGAGGGTAAGGGCAAGGGGAAagggaagaagaaggatgCCGGCGGCGAGGATGCGCTTGCGGCGCTGATCCGGGGCAGGCAGGCCGATCGGATGGACGCCCTGGACCGGCTGGCCGAGAAGTACGGTGCCGCTGCGCCCAAGGcgaagaagaagggcaagaagcGCGCGGCGgaagacgaggacgacgaggacggcggTGAGCCCTCAGAGGAAGCGTTCCAGGCTACGCAGGCCCGCCTCTTTGGTAAAA